The Ignavibacteriales bacterium genome contains the following window.
ATCGAAACGATTACGCCAAGAGGATTTTCTTTCTCATAAATATCCATCACCCTTTCATAACTCAACTCTTCGAAGTACAGCTTATCGCATATATCGTAATCGGTGCTCACCGTTTCCGGATTGTAGTTTATCATGGTAGTTTTATATTTCAGCTCGTTCAGCGTCATAACAGTATTTACGCAGCACCAATCGAATTCCACCGATGAACCGATACGATATGTTCCCGATCCGAGTACAATAATATTTTTTTCGTTTCCCGGCTGAACATCATCCTCATCGCCGTTGTAAGTCATGTATAAATAATTTGTCTTCGCCGGAAATTCTGCCGCAGTAGTATCGATTTGCTTGACCGAGGGAACAATACCGAGAATTTTTCTTTTCACCCTCACGTCAGATTCGGATGAATGTGTCAGCATTCCGATTTGCTTATCGGAAAAACCTTTCTGCTTCGCTTCTTTTATGATTGCCGGCGTCAAATTCTCTACTCGAAAATTCATTAGATTATTTTCAACTGCCACTATGTTTTTCATCTTATAAAGGAACCATCTATCAATCTTCGATAGCTCGTGTATTCTATCTATAGAATATCCCTCTTTCAGCGCCTCCGCGACGGCAAGAATTCTTTTATCTGTCGGCGATTGAATTTCTTTTTCCAGATCTTCGAACCGTATATCGTTACAAACGTAACCGTTATAACCGAGATCCAGCATACGCAGCGCTTTTTGTAAAACTTCTTCGAAACTTCGCCCCAAAGCCATCACCTCGCCAACCGATTTCATCTCGGAGCCGAGCAACGCGCTAACCTGTTTAAATTTCTGTAAATCCCACCGCGGCATTTTGAGCGCGATATAATCAAGCGCCGGCTCAAAGCAAGCGGAGGTTTCTTGCGTAACACTGTTCACAATTTCGTGAAGCGCGTAACCGAGCGTCAACTTTGTTGCGATAAACGCGAGCGGGTATCCGGTAGCCTTCGATGCGAGAGCCGAACTTCTGCTAAGCCGTGCGTTTACTTCAATGATCCGATAATCATCGGAATTAGGATCAAACGCATACTGGATATTGCACTCACCAACGATGCCAAGATGCCTGATGAGTTTGATTCCAATTGAGCGTAGTTTGAAATTTTCTGATGACGAAAGTGTTTGCACGGGCGCAACAACAATGCTGTCGCCGGTGTGGATTCCCATCGGATCGACATTTTCCATCGAGCAGACGGTGATGCAGTTATCGAACGAATCGCGGACAATTTCATACTCTACTTCTTTCCAGCCGCGCAATGATTCTTCTATTAGAATTTGATCGGTAAAAGAAAATGCTCGAGTTGTTTTTTCAACCAATTCCTCTTCATTGTTCACGATGCCCGATCCAAGTCCGCCAAGCGCATAAGCAATCCGACACATTACCGGATAACCAATTTCTGCCGCCACGTTTATCGCCATCTCAACCGATTCCACCGTTTTACTGTTAGGAACTTTCAAGCCGATTTCTTTCACACGCTGTGCGAAAAGAAGCCGGTCCTCCGTATCGATGATTGTTTCAACCGGTGTTCCAAGAACTTCGATGTTATACTTTTTTAAAATCCCTTTTTTGAAAAGTTGAACTCCAAGATTCAAAGCGGTTTGTCCGCCGAATCCCAGAAGTATTGCGGATGGTTTTTCTTTCTGAATTATTCTCTCCACAAATTCAACGTTCACCGGAAGAAAATAGACTCTATCGGCTAAATGTTCCGATGTTTGAATTGTCGCGATGTTCGGATTGATGAGCACGGTTTCTATTTTATCTTCTTTGAGTGCTTTGATCGCCTGACTGCCTGAGTAATCGAATTCACCCGCCTGACCGATTTGCAGAGCGCCTGAGCCGAGGATGAGAACTTTTTTAGGTCTTTTTCTTTTTATCATCTCAGGGCCCTTATAAACATATCGAAGATAAATTCTGTATCGTCGGGACCCGGAGATGCCTCAGGATGAAATTGCGCTCCAAAAAATGGTTTCGATATATGAACAATTCCTTCATTCGATCCATCGTTATCGTTGATAAACCATTCGCGCCAATCTTGCGGAAGGGTTTCCGCCTTTACAGCGTAACCATGATTTTGTGATGTTATGTAACACCGCTTGGTTCCCGATTCATTGCAAGGCTGGTTTTGTCCGCGGTGACCGTATTTCAATTTATATGTATCCGCGCCTGCGGCCAGCGCAAGAATCTGACAGCCAAGACAAATTCCAAGTATCGGAAGGTTAGATCGCAGCGCCCGCCGGGTGTGTTCAATTGTCGTCTTACACATCTTTGGGTCGCCCGGACCATTCGAGATTACAATTCCCTCAACATCCTCTAACAGAAAATCGTGGTCGTAAGGCACCCTGATAACTGTGATATTTCGTTTAAGGAATGCCTGAATTATACTGTTCTTCACGCCGCAATCAACAACTGCAATTCTTTTACCCGGTTTCTCATATCTTATTTTAGACTGAGTTGAAACTTCGGAAACTAAATCATCCTCATTCGGATTATTAAATGTAGGATCGTTATCTTTTTCGACGATAATTTTCCCGAGCATCACACCCTTTTCCCGAAGTTTCTTTGTAAGTTTCCGCGTATCGATTCCATAAATACCCGGTATGTCATGTTCGGTAAGCCATTCCGACAGTGATCTCGACGCGTTCCAATGAGAAAATTGTTCAGAATATTCCGAGACTACTAAACCACGAACATGAATCGATTCGGATTCAAAATATTTCAATAAAATATTTTCTTTTTCATCGGATGGGATACCGTAATTTCCGATCAACGGGTAAGTCATAACCAGAATCTGTCCGCGATACGATGGATCGGTTAGAGTCTCCGGATACCCAACCATACCGGTGTTAAAAACAACTTCACCGGATGTATTTCTTAATTTTCCAAAACTCCAGCCGGGAAATTCAGCACCGTCTTCAAGTACAAGTGTCGCTTGTTTCGGTTGCGGTTTATTCGAGAATATATTTTTGGCTTCTACCATTGCTCTATGTGAATTCTTGATTTGTCGAATCGTTCAGTTTGTTCAACCTGTTCTGCTGGATAACCTAACGAAATTATACATAAAGGAATTATATGTTTTGGAAGAGAGAAAAAATCGGTTATATATTTCACCCGGTCTTCACGCGGATAAACACCCACCCACACCGCGCCAAGTCCAAGGTCGGTTGCTTCGATTAAAATATTTTCGGTAGCGGCGGAACAATCCTGCACCCACATACCCTGTTTGATTTCAAGTTCAAGATCAGCGCAAACAACTATTGCCGCCTGTGCATCTGAGATCATCGATGCGTTACGATGTGTTTGCGATAATTTTACAAGCTGCTTTTTATCTCGCACAACGATAAAATGCCACGGCCGTTCATTTCCCGCAGAAGGCGCGCACATTGCGGCATTTAAAAGTTTATAAATAATTTCATCCGATATAGGCTGGTTGGTGTAACTTCGTATGCTTCGTCTTCGGATTATGGCGTCCATAGAATTAAGTGGAAAAGAGTTTTTAAACTTTATCAATATAAAAAGATTTTTTCAATAAAAACAGATGAATTAAAATCTTTTTAGCGATACTCTAAATCCTCTTCATCGACGCTAACCACGCTTTTACATTTCCTTCCTGACGATTTGTTTCAAAGCGTGCTTCCCTGATGTAATTTAATTTAAATCCTTCCCGAAACGAATTAATTATTTCCTCTTGTGTTACTCTACGCGGACCCCATCCCTCCGGTTCATGTTCGCTGAAACAGAGAAGAAGATATGTTCCCCCAATCCGCAATGACGATTCGATGCTCTTTACGAATTTTAATCGCGCATTGTCTGAAAATACATGAAAGAGACCGGAATCAATAATCGTATCGAATTTTATTCCCAGAGTGTCTAAGCTTAAAGCATCTTGAAGAAGGAATAATCCTCTGGCTTTGCGAACCGTTGCTTTCTTTCGTGCTCTGTCGATTGCGGCAGTTGCTACATCCACGCCAATTACATCGTATCCATTTTTTGATAAGTATAAAGCGTTTTCACCGCTGCCGCATCCGACATCGAGAACCATGCCGTGGATCTCACCAGACGCCTCTAACATAACTATCTCACGTTGCGGGCGACCAATTTCCCACGCCGGGGTATTTTTGTACGCCGATTGAAATGAACGGACAATATTTTCTTTTGTCGATTTCATATGCCGTTCAAAGACCAAATTACTTTTTTTCTTTCGTCAACTCAACGCTAATTGCAACTTCAACGTCTTCGCCAAGAAGCAATCCACCGGCTTCCATGGTTTTATTATAAACAATACCAAATTCTTTTCGGTTTACAGTTGCAGTTGCCTTGAATCCCGCCTTCGTATTACCCCACGAATCGTTCATGGTGCCGTTGAATTTTGTATCAAGCACAACCGGCTTTGTAACACCGTGCATAGTGAGATCGCCTGTGATTTTATATATATTCTTTGCGGTTATTTCAAACGATTTGCTTACGAATGTTATCTCGGGATATTTTTCTGCGTCAAAGAAATCTGCAGAACGGAGATGCTTATCGCGACCTTCGTTATCCGTGTTTATACTCTTCACTTTGATAGTTGCATTTAACTTGCCGTCAGTAAGATCATCTTTTACGTGAACAAGTACGACATCAAAATCTGTGAACCTGCCTGACACTTCCGATATCACCATATGGTTTATGTTAAACGAAACTTTTGAATGTGCCCGATCGAGCTTCCACGTTGTTTGTGCCTGTACACCAAGCACGCTTACCGCGAGAAGAATTATGAATATAATATTCCTTTTCATTTTTTTTCCTTTTTAATTGAATGATATGTTGGTTTATTTTCTGTTATTAATTTTAATAATTCGAATATTTCCGTTGTTATTTTTTATAACTGATTAACGTAATTCTTTCTGTTTATTTCTCCGCGGAAACTGCTCCGTCAAAGCTAAACCCAATCTTTTTAAAAGCGAGGCGAGTTGTTTTTGTTCCTGTTCGTTCAATACCGAGGCTAACTTAGAAATATATTCCGCGTGTTTTGTAAATATAGATTTAAAAAGTTTCTGACCTTTCGGTGTTAAACGAACCACGATTACCCGACGGTCTTTGTTATTTTTGATTCGTTCAACTAAGTGTTCTTTCTGAAGATTATCGATCACGCACGTAATGTTTCCGGCTGTGACAATCATCTTTTTAGATAACTCATTAAGTTTTAACGGACCCAGGTGCCCTAAGCATTCAATCACACCGAACTGCGGTTCCGTAAGTCCGAATGTTCTTATATTTTCAGAACTAAGTTTACCGAATGTGGCTGCCGCTCTGGCTAACTTAACCCAAAGCTGTAAGGCGGTATCTGCTTTTTTACCATACTTTTTAGTAAGTTTCATCAATCTTCCTTTAAATTTGAATCATGGCAATTTAATTAATATAACGTACTGCGATTATTATTAGTTTCCAACTTTATAATAATGGAACTTTCCATTATGAATAAACCTTCTTATATTATCGAAACCATAATCTAATAAGGAGAAATATTATGAAACAACTGCTAATTGCGGCTTTTATTGGCGGAGTAATTCTTTTCGTATGGGGATGGCTGTCGTGGAGTGTTATCCCGATTCACAACTCGAGCATGAAATCGATTGAGAATGAGGATGCGGTGATTTCAACAATGCATGTGAATATGACACAGGAAGGCGTTTACGTTTTTCCGGGTATGCCTGCGACGCAAGATCAAGCGGCAATGGATGAGTGGACGCAAAAATATAGACAGGGTCCGATAGGAATGGTTATATATAATCCGGAAGGAAGCGAGCCGATGATGATTAGTCAAATGATAGTTGGAATTATCATCAGCATAATTTCATCCTACCTCGCAGCATGGTTCCTTTCGCGAAGCACAGCTGCGTCATCAAATTATTTTGCGCGTGTTGCTTATTGCGGAATGTTGGGAATTTTTGTATCTCTGGTTTCTCATATAGTCAATTGGAATTGGATGGGATACCCCATGGATTATACCGTCTCATGGATAATGGATGCTGTGATTGGTTGGATGTTGGCTGGATTTGGAATCGGTGCTATTATTAAAACTCCAAAAACCTCAGAAGCATAATATTTTATTTTTGTAGGTCGATGAATCTCGTCGACCTACAAACCTATTAAAAATTATGACCGTAAAGCAAATTCTTTCCCGACTTAAATTCCTCGGCGATCCAAAAAATGTTGCCGGCATGGCGCGTTACGGCATTGTTGCAAAAGATGCTTTTGGTGTTTCTGCGCCAGATCTTCGCCTGATTGCAAAAGAAATTGGATACCATCATGAATTAGCACGGAAGTTATGGTCGACAGAAATTCTTGATGCCAGGATTCTGGCGGCATTCATTGATGATCCAAAGCTTGTTACCGAAAAACAGATGGAAGCATGGGTAAAAGATTTCGACAACTGGGCGATTTGCGATGGGATTTGTATTCATCTTTTTAGGAAAACTCCTTATGCATGGAAGAAAGCGAAAGAATGGAGCAAAAGGAAAGAAGAATTCGTAAAACGTGCCGGCTTCACACTCTTTGCAACCTTAGCGGTTCATGATAAACATGCCGATGATAAGAAGTTTATTCAACTACTTCCGATCATTAAACGTGAATCGACTGATGAACGAAACGGAGTTAAGAAGGCTGTCAACTGGGCGCTACGCCAAATTGGGAAACGAAATCTTGCCCTGAACAAAGCGGCAATTCAAACCGCGAAAGAGATTAAAAAAACCGATTCACCTGCGGCGCGATGGATTGCGAGCAATGCGTTGAGAGAATTAATGAGTGATGCTGTTAGAAAAAGATTACTAAACAATGTTAGCCAAAAGTGAGAAATCAATCGCCGACTCCCTGGAAGTAAACAAGAAGCTGCTTCCTCACATACCATTTCTTTTGCAGGATCTTTGGGTGTTGGGTTGTTCAGAAAATCAGATAATCGATGCTGTTGCTTCTCTTAATAGCTTATCTCCTTTAAAGAATATACTTGATATTGGTTGCGGTAAGGGAGCAGTTTTGATTAAGCTTGTTGCAAAACTTGGATTTCAAGCGGTCGGAATTGATGCTATGACTCCCTTCCTTAAAGATGCGAAGAAAAAAGCGAGCGAACACAACGTATCGCATTTATGTCAATTTATTAATCAGGATATATATGAATATGTATCGAATGATCACGATTACGATTTAGTTATACTTGCCGCATTGGGTGGGATATTTGGCTCGTTTAAGAATACTATCGCTAAGCTGCGAACTCAAATACACACAGGTGGTTTTATAATAATTGACGATGGTTATCTTAAGAAAGATAATCATCTCGACAGAAAAGGTTATGGACATTACAAAAATTATGATAATACAATTCAGGAGCTAACTTATTTCGGAGACCGGATAATAAATCAAATCGACACATCGGAAGTAAGTAAAAATATAAATCGAGAATATCTTGATTTAATTAAAAGACGGGGCGAAGAACTCACATCAAAACACGGTGAGTTAAAAAAAGATATCGACGGTTACATTCAACTTCAAGCCGAAGAGTGTGATGTTTTAGAAACTGATATCAAGGGTGAGTTGTGGGTGATTCAAAAAGGATGAGGATAAGCAACTATGGCTGAGCATGTATGCCCCTGGTGGGTTGGATAT
Protein-coding sequences here:
- a CDS encoding nitroreductase family protein, with the protein product MDAIIRRRSIRSYTNQPISDEIIYKLLNAAMCAPSAGNERPWHFIVVRDKKQLVKLSQTHRNASMISDAQAAIVVCADLELEIKQGMWVQDCSAATENILIEATDLGLGAVWVGVYPREDRVKYITDFFSLPKHIIPLCIISLGYPAEQVEQTERFDKSRIHIEQW
- the carA gene encoding glutamine-hydrolyzing carbamoyl-phosphate synthase small subunit; amino-acid sequence: MVEAKNIFSNKPQPKQATLVLEDGAEFPGWSFGKLRNTSGEVVFNTGMVGYPETLTDPSYRGQILVMTYPLIGNYGIPSDEKENILLKYFESESIHVRGLVVSEYSEQFSHWNASRSLSEWLTEHDIPGIYGIDTRKLTKKLREKGVMLGKIIVEKDNDPTFNNPNEDDLVSEVSTQSKIRYEKPGKRIAVVDCGVKNSIIQAFLKRNITVIRVPYDHDFLLEDVEGIVISNGPGDPKMCKTTIEHTRRALRSNLPILGICLGCQILALAAGADTYKLKYGHRGQNQPCNESGTKRCYITSQNHGYAVKAETLPQDWREWFINDNDGSNEGIVHISKPFFGAQFHPEASPGPDDTEFIFDMFIRALR
- a CDS encoding class I SAM-dependent methyltransferase; the protein is MKSTKENIVRSFQSAYKNTPAWEIGRPQREIVMLEASGEIHGMVLDVGCGSGENALYLSKNGYDVIGVDVATAAIDRARKKATVRKARGLFLLQDALSLDTLGIKFDTIIDSGLFHVFSDNARLKFVKSIESSLRIGGTYLLLCFSEHEPEGWGPRRVTQEEIINSFREGFKLNYIREARFETNRQEGNVKAWLASMKRI
- a CDS encoding polyisoprenoid-binding protein, which codes for MKRNIIFIILLAVSVLGVQAQTTWKLDRAHSKVSFNINHMVISEVSGRFTDFDVVLVHVKDDLTDGKLNATIKVKSINTDNEGRDKHLRSADFFDAEKYPEITFVSKSFEITAKNIYKITGDLTMHGVTKPVVLDTKFNGTMNDSWGNTKAGFKATATVNRKEFGIVYNKTMEAGGLLLGEDVEVAISVELTKEKK
- the carB gene encoding carbamoyl-phosphate synthase (glutamine-hydrolyzing) large subunit; translation: MIKRKRPKKVLILGSGALQIGQAGEFDYSGSQAIKALKEDKIETVLINPNIATIQTSEHLADRVYFLPVNVEFVERIIQKEKPSAILLGFGGQTALNLGVQLFKKGILKKYNIEVLGTPVETIIDTEDRLLFAQRVKEIGLKVPNSKTVESVEMAINVAAEIGYPVMCRIAYALGGLGSGIVNNEEELVEKTTRAFSFTDQILIEESLRGWKEVEYEIVRDSFDNCITVCSMENVDPMGIHTGDSIVVAPVQTLSSSENFKLRSIGIKLIRHLGIVGECNIQYAFDPNSDDYRIIEVNARLSRSSALASKATGYPLAFIATKLTLGYALHEIVNSVTQETSACFEPALDYIALKMPRWDLQKFKQVSALLGSEMKSVGEVMALGRSFEEVLQKALRMLDLGYNGYVCNDIRFEDLEKEIQSPTDKRILAVAEALKEGYSIDRIHELSKIDRWFLYKMKNIVAVENNLMNFRVENLTPAIIKEAKQKGFSDKQIGMLTHSSESDVRVKRKILGIVPSVKQIDTTAAEFPAKTNYLYMTYNGDEDDVQPGNEKNIIVLGSGTYRIGSSVEFDWCCVNTVMTLNELKYKTTMINYNPETVSTDYDICDKLYFEELSYERVMDIYEKENPLGVIVSMGGQIPNNLSMKLNKSKVKILGTSPEQIDNAENRHKFSAILDRLQIDQPAWNELTDLKEAKKFAVKVGYPVLIRPSYVLSGAAMSIVLTENELEQYLIKASDISKEHPVVISKFITDAREIEIDAVAQNGKLFCYAISEHVENAGVHSGDATIVFPAQRTYLETIRKIKRITKQIAEELKITGPFNIQFIAKENSVKVIECNLRASRSFPFVSKILKINFIDIATKLIIDSDVPEFRSSAFDLDYVGVKAPQFSFTRLKGSDPALGVEMTSTGEVACLGDDFDEAFLKSLISTGVNVSPKSVLLSTGSLKNKTDFLSEARLLAEMGIKIYATEGTANFLKENNLTVEPLNWQRNGNISEVISVLTERKVDLVINIPKDADAQSLENDYNIRRKAVDLNISLITNIEFARRYVNAIHKYSTSELSIKSWDEYK
- a CDS encoding DNA alkylation repair protein; the encoded protein is MTVKQILSRLKFLGDPKNVAGMARYGIVAKDAFGVSAPDLRLIAKEIGYHHELARKLWSTEILDARILAAFIDDPKLVTEKQMEAWVKDFDNWAICDGICIHLFRKTPYAWKKAKEWSKRKEEFVKRAGFTLFATLAVHDKHADDKKFIQLLPIIKRESTDERNGVKKAVNWALRQIGKRNLALNKAAIQTAKEIKKTDSPAARWIASNALRELMSDAVRKRLLNNVSQK
- a CDS encoding MarR family transcriptional regulator, whose protein sequence is MKLTKKYGKKADTALQLWVKLARAAATFGKLSSENIRTFGLTEPQFGVIECLGHLGPLKLNELSKKMIVTAGNITCVIDNLQKEHLVERIKNNKDRRVIVVRLTPKGQKLFKSIFTKHAEYISKLASVLNEQEQKQLASLLKRLGLALTEQFPRRNKQKELR
- a CDS encoding class I SAM-dependent methyltransferase translates to MLAKSEKSIADSLEVNKKLLPHIPFLLQDLWVLGCSENQIIDAVASLNSLSPLKNILDIGCGKGAVLIKLVAKLGFQAVGIDAMTPFLKDAKKKASEHNVSHLCQFINQDIYEYVSNDHDYDLVILAALGGIFGSFKNTIAKLRTQIHTGGFIIIDDGYLKKDNHLDRKGYGHYKNYDNTIQELTYFGDRIINQIDTSEVSKNINREYLDLIKRRGEELTSKHGELKKDIDGYIQLQAEECDVLETDIKGELWVIQKG